In a single window of the Bacillus clarus genome:
- a CDS encoding (2Fe-2S)-binding protein — protein MNRIIHHPILGSLEDKEPISFQFNDKKYEAFEGETIAAALLANGIRTLRVHEDSGTQRGIYCNIGHCYECRVTVNNQTNVRACLTVVENDMIVGSGKQLPNIVRKMVEKR, from the coding sequence ATGAATAGAATTATACACCATCCTATTTTAGGTAGTTTAGAGGATAAAGAGCCGATTTCTTTTCAGTTTAACGATAAAAAATACGAAGCATTTGAAGGTGAAACGATTGCAGCTGCCCTACTCGCGAACGGCATACGAACTTTGCGGGTTCATGAGGATAGCGGTACACAGAGAGGAATTTATTGCAACATCGGTCATTGCTATGAATGCCGCGTAACAGTCAACAATCAAACGAACGTGCGGGCGTGCTTAACCGTTGTAGAAAACGATATGATTGTTGGAAGTGGAAAACAACTTCCCAATATTGTTAGAAAGATGGTGGAAAAGCGATGA